A single window of Streptomyces griseoviridis DNA harbors:
- a CDS encoding M4 family metallopeptidase codes for MSRQHRSSHRSRYALTLALTAVGTLLATGVQTGTAGAAPAARDTIHATPRAGAAPAGLTPARRAALLKGATAKAAATAAGLGLGAKEKLVVKDVAQDADGTTHTRYERTYAGLPVLGGDLVVHAKDGRITTSEATDATVTVPTLTPKVTSATARGKALAAAKKADAKGAAIDTAPRLVVWAGDADRPTLAWESVVGGLQHDDTPSELHVVTDAATGKELFRFEGVQTGTGTGQFSGTVPLSTTLSGSTYQLVDGDRAGHRTYDLNQGTSGTGTLFTDDNDVWGDGTQSNRQTAGVDVAFGAAATWDYYKDVFGRNGIRNDGVAAYSRAHYGNNYVNAFWSDSCFCMTYGDGSGNTHPLTALDVAAHEMSHGVTSATAGLTYSGESGGLNEATSDIFAAAVEFHADLPADVPDYFVGEKININGNGTPLRYMDKPSRDGTSRDSWDSSLGGIDVHYSSGPANHFFYLLSEGSGAKTVNGVAYDSPTSDGLPVTGIGIENAQQIWYRALTTYMTSSTNYAGARTATLQAAADLFGAYTPTYLAVSDAWAAINVGQRIAPGVNIAATANQTSGVGDAVSLQVEAYTTNTGSALTYSATGLPDGLTIDASGLITGTPTTAATSTVAVTVADATGSTATRTFTWRVAHLYANSTRIDIPDAGAAVESPVTVSGRTGNASATTEVYVKIVHTYRGDLTVDLVGPNGTVYSLLNRSGGSADNVDQTFTVDASAQPVEGTWKLRVQDRASIDVGYLEKWYLAP; via the coding sequence TTGTCGCGGCAACACCGTTCCTCGCACCGCTCCAGATACGCGCTGACCCTCGCCCTCACGGCCGTCGGCACCCTGCTCGCCACCGGTGTCCAGACCGGCACCGCGGGCGCGGCCCCCGCCGCCCGCGACACGATCCACGCCACCCCCAGGGCGGGCGCGGCCCCGGCCGGACTCACCCCCGCCCGGCGCGCGGCCCTCCTGAAGGGCGCCACCGCCAAGGCCGCAGCCACCGCCGCCGGCCTCGGTCTCGGCGCCAAGGAGAAGCTGGTCGTCAAGGACGTCGCCCAGGACGCCGACGGCACCACCCACACCCGCTACGAGCGGACCTACGCCGGACTCCCGGTCCTCGGCGGCGACCTCGTCGTGCACGCCAAGGACGGCCGGATCACCACCTCCGAGGCCACCGACGCCACGGTCACCGTGCCGACCCTCACCCCGAAGGTCACCTCCGCCACCGCCCGCGGCAAGGCGCTCGCCGCCGCGAAGAAGGCCGACGCCAAGGGTGCCGCGATCGACACCGCGCCCCGCCTGGTGGTCTGGGCGGGCGACGCCGACCGGCCCACCCTCGCCTGGGAGTCCGTGGTCGGCGGCCTCCAGCACGACGACACCCCGAGCGAGCTGCACGTCGTCACCGACGCGGCCACCGGCAAGGAGCTGTTCCGCTTCGAGGGCGTCCAGACCGGCACCGGCACCGGACAGTTCAGCGGCACGGTCCCGCTGAGCACCACGCTCTCCGGCTCCACGTACCAACTGGTCGACGGCGACCGCGCCGGGCACCGGACGTACGACCTCAACCAGGGCACCTCGGGCACTGGCACCCTCTTCACCGATGACAACGATGTCTGGGGTGACGGCACCCAGAGCAACCGGCAGACCGCCGGGGTGGACGTCGCCTTCGGCGCCGCCGCCACCTGGGACTACTACAAGGACGTCTTCGGCCGCAACGGCATACGCAACGACGGCGTCGCCGCGTACAGCCGGGCCCACTACGGCAACAACTACGTCAACGCCTTCTGGTCCGACTCCTGCTTCTGCATGACCTACGGCGACGGCTCGGGCAACACCCACCCGCTGACCGCCCTGGACGTCGCCGCGCACGAGATGAGCCACGGCGTCACCAGCGCGACCGCGGGTCTCACCTACTCCGGCGAGTCCGGCGGCCTGAACGAGGCGACCTCGGACATCTTCGCCGCCGCTGTGGAGTTCCACGCCGACCTGCCCGCCGACGTCCCCGACTACTTCGTCGGCGAGAAGATCAATATCAATGGCAACGGCACCCCGCTGCGCTACATGGACAAGCCGTCGCGGGACGGCACCTCCCGCGACTCCTGGGACTCCTCGCTCGGCGGCATCGACGTGCACTACTCGTCCGGTCCCGCCAACCACTTCTTCTACCTCCTCTCGGAGGGCAGCGGCGCCAAGACCGTCAACGGGGTCGCGTACGACAGCCCGACCTCCGACGGCCTCCCGGTCACCGGCATCGGCATCGAGAACGCCCAGCAGATCTGGTACCGGGCGCTCACCACGTACATGACGTCGTCCACCAACTACGCGGGCGCCCGCACCGCCACCCTCCAGGCCGCGGCCGACCTGTTCGGCGCCTACACCCCGACCTACCTCGCGGTCTCCGACGCGTGGGCGGCGATCAACGTCGGCCAGCGGATCGCGCCCGGCGTCAACATCGCCGCGACGGCGAACCAGACGAGCGGTGTCGGTGACGCCGTCTCCCTCCAGGTCGAGGCCTACACCACCAACACCGGCTCCGCGCTGACCTATTCGGCCACCGGGCTGCCGGACGGGCTGACGATCGACGCGAGCGGTCTGATCACCGGCACCCCGACCACGGCCGCCACCAGCACCGTCGCGGTGACGGTCGCCGACGCCACCGGATCCACCGCGACCCGCACCTTCACCTGGCGGGTGGCCCACCTCTACGCCAACAGCACCCGGATCGACATCCCCGACGCGGGAGCGGCCGTGGAGTCCCCGGTCACCGTCTCCGGCAGGACCGGCAACGCCTCGGCGACCACCGAGGTCTACGTCAAGATCGTGCACACCTACCGGGGCGACCTGACCGTCGACCTGGTCGGTCCGAACGGCACGGTCTACTCCCTGCTCAACCGCAGCGGCGGCTCGGCCGACAACGTCGACCAGACCTTCACGGTCGACGCCTCCGCCCAGCCGGTCGAGGGCACCTGGAAGCTGCGGGTCCAGGACCGGGCGTCGATCGACGTCGGCTACCTGGAGAAGTGGTACCTGGCTCCCTGA
- a CDS encoding ABC transporter permease: MTGTLARADVVSAASPKRRRRAPGWLAVVPLLAFIAVAFGVPALAMLNGAFTVKDQATGATSYSTANMTASLDGAYLTALAGSVKLSAVCAFLGALLGLPLAQAVVSSRSRALREAVLTASGVLANFGGVPLAFAFVATLGNAGVLTRRLGLGEKGWNLYSFGGLVLVYLYFLIPLMVLTITPALEGLRTQWREAARNNGATGVQYWRHVALPVLAPSLLGGLVLLFGSAFAAYATAAAMVGSSVPLVTLQIADAISGNVLVGQENVALALSLDMVLVAGAVMAVYLPLQRRSARWLDA, encoded by the coding sequence ATGACGGGCACGCTCGCGCGGGCCGACGTGGTGTCCGCCGCTTCCCCGAAGCGGCGGCGCCGCGCCCCCGGCTGGCTGGCCGTCGTGCCGCTGCTCGCCTTCATCGCCGTCGCGTTCGGGGTGCCCGCGCTCGCCATGCTGAACGGCGCCTTCACGGTCAAGGACCAGGCCACCGGCGCCACTTCGTACAGCACCGCCAACATGACGGCCTCGCTCGACGGCGCCTATCTGACGGCGCTCGCGGGCAGCGTCAAGCTCTCCGCGGTCTGCGCCTTCCTGGGCGCCCTGCTGGGGCTGCCGCTCGCACAGGCCGTCGTCTCCTCGCGCTCGCGCGCGCTGCGCGAGGCGGTGCTGACGGCGTCCGGGGTGCTCGCCAACTTCGGCGGGGTCCCGCTGGCCTTCGCCTTCGTCGCCACCCTCGGCAACGCCGGTGTGCTCACCCGCCGTCTGGGCCTGGGCGAGAAGGGCTGGAACCTCTACAGCTTCGGGGGTCTGGTCCTCGTCTATCTGTACTTCCTGATCCCGCTGATGGTCCTCACCATCACACCCGCCCTCGAAGGACTGCGCACCCAGTGGCGGGAGGCCGCGCGCAACAACGGCGCGACGGGCGTCCAGTACTGGCGGCACGTGGCCCTGCCGGTCCTCGCGCCGTCCCTGCTCGGCGGCCTGGTCCTGCTGTTCGGCAGCGCGTTCGCCGCGTACGCCACCGCCGCGGCCATGGTGGGCAGTTCGGTGCCGCTGGTGACCCTCCAGATCGCCGACGCCATCTCAGGCAACGTCCTGGTCGGGCAGGAGAACGTGGCGCTCGCGCTGAGCCTGGACATGGTCCTGGTCGCCGGAGCCGTCATGGCCGTGTACCTGCCCCTGCAACGACGGAGCGCCCGATGGCTCGACGCGTGA
- the pgm gene encoding phosphoglucomutase (alpha-D-glucose-1,6-bisphosphate-dependent), whose translation MQHERAGGPAGPEDLVDVARLVTAYYALRPDPADPGQRVAFGTSGHRGSSLATAFNDDHIAATSQAICEYRARQGTDGPLFLGADSHALSEPARVTALEVFAANGVTVLIDSADGYTPTPAVSHAILTHNRGRTSGRADGVVVTPSHNPPGDGGFKYNPPNGGPAGSDATSWIQDRANDLIAAGLKDVRRIPYTRALAAPTTGRHDFLGGYVADLPNVLDLDAIRAAGVRIGADPLGGASVAYWGRIAEEHRLDLTVVNPLTDPTWRFMTLDWDGKIRMDCSSPYAMASLIEQRDRFQIATGNDADADRHGIVTPDAGLMNPNHYLATAIAYLYRHREEWPAGTGIGKTLVSSSMIDRVAADLGRPLVEVPVGFKWFVDGLVDGSLGFGGEESAGASFLRGDGSVWTTDKDGIILALLASEILAVTGKTPSEQYTTLTARFGDPAYARIDAPATREEKALLGTLSPAQVDAGTLAGEAVTGVLTEAPGNGAPIGGIKVTTENAWFAARPSGTEDVYKIYAESFHGPDHLRQVQDEAKEVVRAALGG comes from the coding sequence ATGCAGCACGAGCGAGCGGGCGGTCCGGCGGGGCCCGAGGACCTCGTCGACGTGGCCCGGCTGGTCACCGCGTACTACGCACTGCGCCCCGACCCCGCCGACCCGGGCCAGCGCGTCGCGTTCGGCACCTCGGGACACCGCGGTTCGTCCCTGGCGACGGCGTTCAACGACGACCACATCGCCGCCACCAGCCAGGCCATCTGCGAGTACCGCGCCCGCCAGGGCACCGACGGGCCGCTCTTCCTCGGCGCCGACAGCCACGCCCTGTCCGAGCCCGCGCGGGTCACCGCCCTCGAGGTGTTCGCCGCCAACGGCGTCACCGTCCTCATCGACAGCGCGGACGGCTACACGCCCACCCCGGCGGTCTCGCACGCCATCCTCACCCACAACAGGGGCCGCACCTCGGGACGCGCGGACGGCGTCGTCGTCACCCCCTCGCACAACCCGCCGGGCGACGGCGGCTTCAAGTACAACCCGCCGAACGGCGGCCCGGCCGGGTCGGACGCCACCTCATGGATCCAGGACCGGGCCAACGACCTGATCGCCGCAGGGCTGAAGGACGTCCGCCGCATCCCGTACACCCGGGCCCTCGCCGCCCCCACCACGGGCCGCCACGACTTCCTCGGCGGCTACGTCGCCGACCTCCCGAACGTCCTCGACCTCGACGCGATCCGCGCCGCCGGGGTGCGCATCGGCGCCGACCCGCTCGGCGGCGCGTCCGTCGCCTACTGGGGCCGGATCGCCGAGGAGCACCGCCTCGACCTGACGGTGGTCAACCCGCTCACCGACCCGACCTGGCGGTTCATGACGCTCGACTGGGACGGCAAGATCCGCATGGACTGCTCGTCGCCGTACGCCATGGCCTCCCTCATCGAACAGCGCGACCGGTTCCAGATCGCCACCGGCAACGACGCCGACGCCGACCGGCACGGCATCGTCACCCCGGACGCCGGACTGATGAACCCCAACCACTACCTCGCCACCGCCATCGCCTACCTCTACCGCCACCGCGAGGAGTGGCCGGCCGGGACCGGCATCGGCAAGACCCTGGTGTCCTCCTCGATGATCGACCGCGTCGCGGCCGACCTGGGCCGCCCGCTCGTCGAGGTGCCCGTCGGCTTCAAGTGGTTCGTGGACGGACTGGTCGACGGCTCCCTCGGGTTCGGCGGCGAGGAGTCGGCCGGCGCGTCCTTCCTGCGCGGGGACGGCTCGGTGTGGACCACCGACAAGGACGGCATCATCCTCGCGCTGCTCGCCTCCGAGATCCTCGCGGTCACCGGGAAGACCCCGTCCGAGCAGTACACGACGCTCACCGCCCGCTTCGGCGACCCCGCCTACGCGCGCATCGACGCCCCCGCGACCCGCGAGGAGAAGGCGCTGCTCGGCACCTTGTCGCCCGCCCAGGTCGACGCCGGCACCCTCGCGGGGGAGGCCGTCACCGGAGTGCTCACCGAGGCGCCGGGCAACGGCGCCCCGATCGGCGGAATCAAGGTGACGACGGAGAACGCCTGGTTCGCGGCCCGGCCCTCGGGCACCGAGGACGTCTACAAGATCTACGCCGAGTCCTTCCACGGCCCCGACCACCTGCGCCAGGTCCAGGACGAGGCCAAAGAGGTGGTGCGGGCCGCGCTGGGCGGCTGA
- a CDS encoding PP2C family protein-serine/threonine phosphatase: MSRKGPTDDGDELLARLGSLTAQARELAELQRSRVELAVALQRGMLPRDLPGVPGVRLAVRYAPANHGLNVGGDWYDAFTMPDGRIGLSIGDVQGHNIEAAAFMGQVRVGLRALASVTSEPGELLARTNDLLLSLGTDLFATCTFIRLDPATGILESARAGHIPHIWATADGQSGVDDGEGGPPLGVGRGMEYPVTRHRLTTGGVFVLLTDGVVEGPSLSLDEGLGQVVRLAGIAAVAGLEAGALASSVIKMAETVGHEDDAAVLVVRHDGPTTEHRV, encoded by the coding sequence ATGTCCCGCAAGGGTCCAACGGACGACGGCGACGAGCTGCTGGCCAGACTCGGATCGCTGACCGCCCAGGCACGCGAACTCGCCGAGCTGCAACGCTCCCGGGTCGAGCTGGCCGTCGCCCTCCAGCGCGGCATGCTCCCCCGGGACCTGCCCGGCGTCCCCGGCGTGCGCCTGGCCGTCCGCTACGCCCCCGCCAACCACGGCCTCAACGTCGGCGGGGACTGGTACGACGCCTTCACCATGCCCGACGGACGGATCGGCCTCTCCATCGGCGACGTCCAGGGCCACAACATCGAGGCCGCCGCCTTCATGGGCCAGGTCAGGGTCGGCCTGCGCGCCCTGGCCTCGGTCACCAGCGAACCCGGCGAACTCCTCGCCCGCACCAACGACCTGCTGCTCTCCCTGGGCACCGACCTCTTCGCGACCTGCACCTTCATCCGGCTCGACCCGGCCACCGGCATCCTGGAGAGCGCCCGCGCCGGCCACATACCGCACATCTGGGCCACCGCCGACGGCCAGTCCGGCGTCGACGACGGCGAGGGCGGCCCGCCCCTCGGGGTCGGCCGGGGCATGGAGTACCCCGTCACCCGGCACCGCCTCACCACCGGCGGCGTCTTCGTGCTGCTCACCGACGGCGTGGTGGAGGGCCCCTCGCTCAGCCTCGACGAGGGCCTCGGCCAGGTGGTGCGGCTCGCCGGCATCGCCGCCGTCGCGGGCCTGGAGGCGGGCGCGCTCGCCTCCAGCGTGATCAAGATGGCCGAGACGGTGGGCCACGAGGACGACGCGGCTGTCCTGGTCGTCCGCCACGACGGCCCCACCACGGAACACCGCGTCTGA
- a CDS encoding MASE1 domain-containing protein, with protein MAAVVGTQQLRRPVVFAVQTLTVAACYFAAGRLGLLRQLVVEGAVVTPLYPPTGVAVACLLLYGLRCWLGIAIGALLVVWSITTPGLSVIGTVLGNTVAPVCACLMLRRVGFRISLARLRDGLALVFLGALGAMLISSTSGAVLLVATGKLEVSAFWPVWLAWWVGDAMGVLIVTPVLLLALGVRPRPNLGRWREALGLTLIVVVLVPVATRSTLSVLFLIYPLLIWAALRFQLVGSMLCALFASVMTTIAATDGTGPFVHLSDVEVMIKLQAFNGSMALTALLLSALITEQRNTRRSVELACDELIEVLDHLTAGETPQGRPPPARRPLE; from the coding sequence ATGGCTGCTGTGGTGGGTACCCAGCAACTGCGGCGTCCGGTCGTGTTCGCCGTCCAGACGCTGACCGTCGCCGCCTGCTACTTCGCGGCCGGACGGCTCGGACTGCTGCGCCAGCTCGTCGTCGAGGGCGCCGTCGTCACCCCCCTCTACCCGCCCACCGGCGTCGCCGTCGCCTGCCTCCTCCTGTACGGGCTGCGCTGCTGGCTCGGCATCGCCATCGGCGCCCTGCTGGTCGTCTGGTCGATCACCACCCCCGGGCTCTCCGTGATCGGCACCGTGCTCGGCAACACCGTCGCGCCCGTCTGCGCCTGCCTGATGCTGCGCAGGGTCGGATTCCGGATCAGCCTCGCCCGGCTGCGCGACGGACTCGCCCTGGTCTTCCTCGGCGCGCTGGGCGCCATGCTGATCAGCTCCACGAGCGGCGCCGTGCTGCTCGTGGCCACCGGAAAGCTGGAAGTGAGCGCCTTCTGGCCGGTCTGGCTCGCCTGGTGGGTGGGCGACGCGATGGGCGTCCTGATCGTCACGCCGGTGCTGCTGCTGGCCCTCGGGGTCCGCCCCCGCCCGAACCTCGGCCGCTGGCGGGAGGCGCTCGGCCTCACCCTCATCGTCGTCGTCCTGGTCCCGGTGGCCACCCGGTCGACGTTGAGCGTGCTGTTCCTCATCTATCCGCTGCTGATCTGGGCGGCGCTGCGCTTCCAGCTCGTCGGCAGCATGCTCTGCGCCCTCTTCGCGTCCGTGATGACGACGATCGCGGCGACCGACGGGACAGGTCCGTTCGTGCACCTGTCCGACGTCGAGGTGATGATCAAACTCCAGGCGTTCAACGGTTCCATGGCCCTGACCGCGCTGCTGCTCTCCGCGCTCATCACCGAGCAGCGCAACACCCGCCGCTCGGTGGAGCTGGCCTGCGACGAGCTGATCGAGGTCCTCGACCATCTGACGGCGGGGGAGACACCGCAGGGACGGCCGCCACCGGCGCGCCGTCCCCTTGAGTGA
- a CDS encoding ABC transporter permease, translated as MARRVNTWRWPVLGLAALYFLVPLAASVVFTVDVPGRGVTFDAYRRIVSTEGFTSSLLLSLELALATIAVVLLLMVPAVVALRLGAPRLRPVVEVVCSLPLVVPPIAFVAGISTVLKWGPEHLSRTPLFQTFVAVQNPDFPFVLVLAYVVMALPFVYRALDAGLRAIDVRTLAEAARSCGAAWPQALLRAVLPNLRGALLNASFLTLALVLGEFTVAQLLGFTPFAVWIYSIGGSQAQLSVAVSVLSLLVTWALLLTLAGFGGRTKTASRG; from the coding sequence ATGGCTCGACGCGTGAACACCTGGCGGTGGCCCGTCCTCGGGCTCGCCGCCCTGTACTTCCTCGTCCCGCTGGCCGCCTCGGTGGTCTTCACGGTGGACGTGCCCGGCCGGGGCGTCACCTTCGACGCCTACCGGCGCATCGTCTCCACCGAGGGGTTCACCAGCAGTCTGCTGCTCTCCCTCGAACTGGCGCTCGCGACCATCGCCGTGGTGCTGCTGCTCATGGTGCCGGCCGTGGTGGCGCTGCGGCTGGGGGCGCCCCGGCTGCGCCCGGTCGTCGAGGTGGTGTGCTCGCTGCCGCTGGTGGTGCCGCCCATCGCGTTCGTCGCCGGGATCTCCACGGTCCTCAAGTGGGGGCCCGAACACCTCTCCCGCACCCCGCTGTTCCAGACGTTCGTGGCCGTCCAGAACCCCGACTTCCCGTTCGTGCTCGTCCTCGCCTACGTGGTGATGGCGCTGCCGTTCGTGTACCGGGCGCTGGACGCGGGGCTGCGCGCGATCGACGTGCGCACCCTCGCCGAGGCCGCCCGCAGCTGCGGTGCCGCCTGGCCGCAGGCGCTGCTGCGGGCGGTGCTGCCCAATCTGCGCGGGGCGCTGCTGAACGCGTCGTTCCTCACCCTGGCGCTGGTCCTCGGCGAGTTCACCGTGGCCCAGCTCCTCGGATTCACGCCGTTCGCGGTGTGGATCTACAGCATCGGCGGCTCGCAGGCCCAGCTGTCCGTCGCCGTCTCCGTGCTCAGCCTCCTCGTCACCTGGGCCCTGCTCCTCACGCTCGCCGGATTCGGCGGACGTACCAAGACCGCCTCCCGGGGATGA
- a CDS encoding HAD-IA family hydrolase, with protein MTRFPLQAVLFDMDGTLVDTERLWWEAVQCVATGLGRPLTEADQPEVLGRPVEHTADWLARTTATPSGRLGERLHDEFTDRVRTGVVPRPGALELLDALARDDVPTALVTASPRSVADTVLAALGADRFRVSVTADDTPRTKPDPDPYLAACAALGVDPARCVAVEDTATGVSSAEAAGCAVVAVPSLAPIDAAPGRTVVASLEEVTPDRLRALVGPRLRVLSWNLWLGGAPVDDHRAKQLKVVLDTGADVVGLQETAHTATAELADALGWHHHQAGENLGVLSRHPITARLGDPDVGFYGAAGVRIAVGSHEVDVWTAHLHCAPYGPYEADLDGLPAADLVAHEEVRLGQMRETLGRIAASGRPGVPVVLTGDFNCPSHLDRPDVPWPVTLAAEEAGLRDSYRRAHPDPVRSPGATWSPLHPVHEDDPSRPEPQDRIDYVLYGGPGLDVADSRTVVTGVPRAWPDVAGNDWPSDHAAVLTTFTLTGPR; from the coding sequence GTGACCCGATTCCCGCTCCAGGCCGTCCTGTTCGACATGGACGGCACGCTCGTCGACACCGAGCGGCTGTGGTGGGAGGCGGTGCAGTGCGTCGCCACCGGCCTCGGCAGACCGCTGACCGAGGCCGACCAGCCGGAGGTCCTCGGCCGTCCCGTCGAGCACACCGCGGACTGGCTGGCGCGGACCACCGCGACCCCCTCCGGCCGACTCGGCGAGCGGCTGCACGACGAGTTCACCGACCGGGTGCGCACCGGGGTCGTCCCGCGCCCGGGAGCCCTCGAACTCCTCGACGCCCTCGCCCGCGACGACGTGCCGACCGCCCTGGTCACCGCGTCGCCCCGGTCGGTCGCCGACACCGTCCTCGCGGCGCTCGGCGCCGACCGGTTCCGGGTGTCGGTCACCGCGGACGACACCCCGCGCACCAAGCCCGACCCCGACCCCTATCTGGCCGCCTGCGCCGCGCTCGGTGTCGACCCGGCCCGCTGCGTCGCCGTCGAGGACACCGCCACCGGGGTCTCCTCGGCGGAGGCCGCCGGGTGCGCCGTCGTCGCGGTGCCGTCCCTCGCGCCCATCGACGCGGCGCCCGGCCGCACCGTCGTCGCCAGCCTCGAAGAGGTCACCCCGGACCGGCTGCGCGCTCTGGTCGGGCCCCGGCTGCGGGTGCTGAGCTGGAACCTCTGGCTCGGCGGCGCGCCGGTCGACGACCACCGGGCCAAGCAGCTCAAGGTCGTCCTGGACACCGGAGCCGATGTCGTCGGACTCCAGGAGACGGCGCACACCGCCACCGCGGAACTCGCCGACGCGCTGGGCTGGCACCACCACCAGGCGGGCGAGAACCTCGGCGTCCTCAGCCGCCACCCGATCACCGCCCGGCTCGGCGACCCCGACGTCGGCTTCTACGGGGCCGCCGGGGTGCGGATCGCGGTGGGGAGCCACGAGGTCGACGTCTGGACGGCGCATCTGCACTGCGCGCCGTACGGCCCCTACGAGGCGGACCTCGACGGGCTCCCGGCGGCCGACCTGGTCGCCCACGAGGAGGTGCGGCTCGGGCAGATGCGGGAGACGCTCGGGCGGATCGCCGCGTCGGGGCGGCCCGGCGTGCCGGTGGTGCTGACCGGGGACTTCAACTGCCCCTCGCACCTGGACCGTCCTGACGTCCCCTGGCCGGTGACCCTGGCCGCCGAGGAGGCGGGCCTGCGCGACTCCTACCGGCGGGCGCACCCCGACCCGGTCCGCTCCCCCGGCGCCACCTGGTCGCCCCTCCACCCGGTGCACGAGGACGACCCGTCCCGCCCCGAGCCGCAGGACCGCATCGACTACGTGCTGTACGGCGGGCCCGGCCTCGACGTGGCCGACTCCCGCACGGTCGTCACCGGCGTGCCGCGCGCCTGGCCCGACGTCGCCGGCAACGACTGGCCGTCGGACCACGCGGCCGTCCTCACCACGTTCACCCTGACCGGCCCGCGGTGA
- a CDS encoding ABC transporter ATP-binding protein, translated as MTATALEDVRTEQAATVEFRGLRREFGPTVALDGLDLTVRPGEFLALLGPSGCGKTTALRMLAGFEHPDAGEVLVDGADVTRVPAHRRDAGMVFQSYSLFPHLSAVDNVAFGLRMRKVGPAERRRRAAELLDLVGLADKGARFPHQLSGGQQQRIALARALALRPRVLLLDEPLSALDAKVRLTLREEIRRLQRELGITTLFVTHDQEEALSVADRVAVMREGRLEQCAEPAELYGRPATAFVAEFVGTMSRVPARLSGGAVEVLGGRLPVDGTPPAASEVDVLVRPEAVLLTPEVDAGARVVATAFLGAATRVTVRLDDGTEVKADLPTHEAAALSAGTAVRVSLPDRPVLVAERVG; from the coding sequence ATGACCGCCACCGCACTCGAAGACGTCAGGACCGAGCAGGCCGCCACGGTCGAATTCCGTGGACTGCGCCGGGAGTTCGGGCCGACCGTCGCCCTCGACGGCCTGGACCTGACAGTCCGCCCCGGCGAGTTCCTCGCCCTGCTCGGCCCGTCGGGCTGCGGCAAGACCACCGCGCTGCGCATGCTGGCCGGCTTCGAACATCCCGACGCCGGTGAGGTGCTGGTGGACGGCGCGGACGTCACCCGGGTCCCCGCGCACCGCCGGGACGCCGGCATGGTCTTCCAGTCCTACAGCCTCTTCCCGCACCTCAGCGCCGTCGACAACGTGGCCTTCGGGCTGCGGATGCGCAAGGTGGGCCCGGCCGAACGGCGGCGCAGGGCAGCCGAGTTGCTTGATCTGGTCGGGCTCGCCGACAAGGGCGCCCGGTTCCCGCACCAGCTCTCCGGCGGCCAGCAGCAGCGCATCGCCCTGGCCCGCGCCCTCGCGCTGCGCCCCCGGGTGCTGCTGCTCGACGAGCCGCTCTCCGCCCTCGACGCCAAGGTGCGGCTCACCCTGCGCGAGGAGATCCGCCGCCTCCAGCGGGAACTCGGCATCACCACGCTCTTCGTGACGCACGATCAGGAGGAGGCGCTCTCGGTCGCCGACCGGGTCGCGGTGATGCGCGAAGGACGCCTCGAACAGTGCGCGGAACCCGCCGAGTTGTACGGCCGGCCGGCGACCGCCTTCGTCGCCGAGTTCGTCGGCACCATGAGCCGGGTGCCCGCCCGGCTGTCCGGCGGCGCCGTGGAGGTGCTCGGCGGACGGCTGCCCGTCGACGGCACCCCGCCCGCCGCCTCCGAGGTCGACGTCCTGGTCCGCCCCGAGGCGGTCCTGCTGACACCGGAGGTCGACGCGGGCGCGCGGGTCGTCGCCACCGCGTTCCTCGGCGCGGCCACCCGGGTCACCGTGCGGCTCGACGACGGCACCGAGGTCAAGGCCGACCTGCCCACCCACGAGGCCGCCGCGCTGTCCGCCGGGACCGCCGTCCGGGTCTCGCTGCCCGACCGGCCGGTCCTGGTCGCGGAACGCGTCGGCTGA